GGAGAGCCTACAGTCACCCGGGGCATCATCTCCGCCATGAAGAGAAACCTGACCATCGATACCGATTCCGGCATCCGCTACTACCGTAACATGCTACAGACCGATGCTGCCATAAATGAAGGCAATTCGGGCGGAGCTCTGATTGATCTGAACGGGAACCTGATCGGAGTGAACACTGCGATAATAAGCAAGAGCGGCGGATCGGTCGGTATCGGATTCGCAATCCCTTCGGATCGGGTGAAACTAATTCTCGATCATTACCGCAAGAATGATGATATCGGGAAATGGGATACCGGACTGAAGATTCAGGATATCACCCGTGAAATGGCCCGTTCTCTTAAATTCAAGGAAGAAGGCGGAGCGGTAATCTTAGATGTGAAACGTAACAGCCCGGCGGATAAGAGCGGACTGAAGATCAACGATATCATAACCGGGGTAAATGGGTTTACTATAAACGACTCGGAAGAGCTGGTCAGCATGTTCAGGGGGTCGGTGCCGGGAGAGACATTCACCCTGATTATAGTCCGCGGCGGAAAGAAGATGAACAAGGAACTGAAGCTTGGCGCCCAGTAATACAAAGACCGGTTGAACAGCTCTATAAAAAGAATTTGTATAACCTAAACCTTTGAAGTATATTTTATTCTTATACATGACGACATTTTTTTATTTCTTTTCGAAATAGATGCCGAATCAAGTTCGGCATGACGTCATCCTGAACTCGTTGCAGGATCTAATCATACTAAACATGCGCAATTATTTTTGTCGTCATACATGATTCCATGAAAATCGATCCGGACGGTATAAAACTTTTTGGCTTGTTTTTTGGCCTGGCGTTGTTTTGCTGGGGAGGATACCATTTCTTTGGCTGGACTGCTCTGAAATGGGCAGCAGGAATTTTCCTGCTTGCACTTTTTTTTGCAGTTTCCTTTTTCCGTGATCCCGAGCGGAACATCCCGCAGGGAGAGGGGTTCGCGATATCCGCCGCCGATGGTGTGGTCATTGATTCCGGCATGATAAAGGCGGATGGATTCCCAGAGCCGGGCGCCCTCCGGATCGCGGTTTTCATGAACGTAGTTAATGTGCATGTAAATCGCAGCCCGGTCGATGGAAGAGTAGTTGCTGTACATCATTGGTTCGGGAAAAAACATTCGGCGTATAATAAAAGCGCTGAGTATGAAAACGAACATGGCGACACCGACCTGGAAACGCGATGGGGCCTGGTTAGAGTCCGTCAGATAGCGGGTTTGATTGCCCGCCGGGTGGTGACGAGAGTAAAAGCAGGCGACGAACTGAAAAAAGGAGACCGTATCGGTATCATACGGTTCGGCTCCAGGGTCGATGTTATTCTCCCAGCCGATTTCCAGTCTGCGGTCAAACCGGGAGACCATGTGCGCGCAGGAGAGACGATAATAGCCCGTATTACCATGGATAAAAAACAGGGTAAGTAAAGGGAACAGGGGGAAATATGAAGATGTTTAGTATGAGGATAGTGATACCGAGCATGTTTACTCTTGGCAACCTCCTATGCGGATTTCTTGCAGTCGCCAATGTTGTCGAAGGAACAAGGGAAGCGCTGATTTCTGCGGCGTGGTGGATCATCATTGCGACGGTTTTCGACGCGCTGGACGGCAAGGTAGCCAGACTTACCGGAAGCGCATCCAAATTCGGCATAGAATTCGATTCGATTGCCGATGTGGTGTCATTCGGAATAGCTCCGGCGATCTTGTTCTACCGTTTTGCTTTTGCCGACGCCGGCAAAGTTTGTCTGTTCCTTTCGTTCATATTCCTGGCCGCCGGAGCGATCCGTCTTGCCCGGTTTAATGTGTCCGCGTCCACCGGCAGCAAAAAGTATTTCACCGGTATGCCGATTCCGGTGGGAGCAGGTATCCTGGCGTCGTACGTTCTCTTCTGCAACGTATGGGAAGGATTGAGCGGTTTTAATTTTGCTGTTGCTCTGGTCATTTTGACATCGCTTGCCATGGTAAGCCAATTCAAATACAACGTATTGCCGAAGCTGGGGTTCAGAAGAACAAAAGATATATTCTGGAGCATCTTTTTCCTGGGTATGCTTATTCTTATCGCATGTTTTCCCGATGAGGTTCTCTTTCCTTTCGGGATAGTTTACCTTTTTTCGGGTCCGATGAGATACTTTTCAGCTCCTGCATTGATCCATGTTTTTCATAAGGCAGACAATAACAGATTTTAGATAGAAAAGATTATGCCCCGGAGTTTAAATGAAATCGAAAAGTATCGGCCTGCTTATTGTTACTTTGTTTATCGGAATACTGATCGGAAGCGCGCTGGGGCAGCTTCTCGGTTTGTTCCTTCCTGAAGATCATATAGTGGCGCGAGCGCTTGTGGCGCCTTTGGCAGAATATATTGCAGGTCCCTGGGATCTAAATTTGATTATAATCGTCTTAACATTCGGGTTTAAACTGCATATTAATTTTTTTAGTATTCTTGGCATTGTAGGCGCCTGGTATTATCATAAATATTCTTACTGAGAATTGTCCTGCTTGCCGGGATTTATAGTGAGGAGGTAATAGATATGTTCGGACTCGGACCAATGGAACTTGTACTTATCTTTCTGGTGATTCTCCTTGTTTTCGGGGCGAAAAGAATACCGGAGATTGCTCACGGTATCGGCAAGGGAATCACGGAGTTTAAAAAAGCGGCAAGAGATGTCACTGATGAATTTGATTCTGGCGTTACTACCAACAATCCCCCGGTAAGGAATGAGCTGAGAGGCCAGAGAATTTCAGAAAAACCACCGCAGACTGCCGAACAGGTTAACTCCCCGGAGAAAAAAGAGGGATAAAAGGAATAAGAATTCAGGAGACAGAAGTCAGAATCCAGAATAAAAATACTGGAGTCTGGTCTTTTTACCCACAGGTCGGGTTTTCCCGGCCTATTTTTAAAAGTCTGACTAAAGACAGCTTTGTAATTCTGGTGGTCGGGAAATGAGGAGGCAGAAGTACTTTGGAGCTTTTTGAACTGACGGCCTGTGAGCTTGCTGAAAGAATTCGGTCCGGAGAGTTTTCCGCCGAGGAGGCTGCCCGGTCTGTTCTTGACCGTATCGAACAGATGGAGCCGATCATTCATGCATACATCACTGTCATGGGTGAAAAGGCGCTCGACCAGGCCCGTGAAATCGACCGGAAACTCTCCCGCGGCAAGGAGATCGGTCGGCTCGGCGGTGTTCCCATGGCGATAAAGGATTCCATCGTGGTCGCCGGTACCCGTACCACTGCCGGTTCGCGTATTCTCGAGAATTTTATTCCTCCATACAATGCGCATGTAATCGAAAAGCTCATCAGTGCCGGGGCGGTTTTTGTCGGGAAAACCAACACCGACGAATTCACCATGGGTTCAACATGCGAAACCTCCTGGTTCGGCCTCACCAAAAACCCGCACAACCTAACTCTGGTGCCCGGCGGCTCCTCGGGCGGTTCCGCCGCTGCCCTGGCGGCGGACGAATGCATCGCCGCGCTCGGCTCCGATACCGGAGGATCTATCCGTCAGCCGGCCTCATTCTGCGGGATTGTCGGAATCAAGCCGACCTATGGCCGCGTCTCGCGCTATGGGCTTATCGCCCATGCATCTTCGCTCGACCAGATCGGACCGATGACCAAAACAGTGGAGGATGCGGCGCTTGTGCTCTCGGTGATTGCCGGACACGACTTCTGCGATTCCACCAGTCTCGATGTGCCCTCGCCCGATTATGTGGAGAGTGTGAAAGCTTCGGTCAAGGGACTCAGGGTCGGGCTTCCCCGTGAATACCTTGGGGAGGGAATCGACCCGGAGGTGAAGAAAATCACTCTCGATGCAGTCGATATCCTGTGCTCGGAGGGGGTGGAAGTGATCGATATCTCCCTGCCGCACATGGAATATGCCATCCCCACGTATTACCTCCTGGCTACTGCCGAGGCTTCCGCCAATCTTGAACGGTACGACGGGGTGCGTTACGGTTTCCGCGCCCCGAAAGCGGAAAATCTGTTTGAAATGTACAGCAAATCCCGCTCCGAAGGCTTCGGAATGGAGGTCAAGCGCCGGATCATGCTAGGAACGTACTGCCTTTCCGCAGGATACTATGACGCCTACTACCGTAAGGCTCAGAAAGTCCGCCGCCTAATCAAGGAAGATTTCGACGCCGCCTGGGGGAAAGTGGACGCCATCATCGCACCCATTTCGCCTACTCCGGCGTTTCCGCTGGGATCGAAGTTGAATGATCCCCTCCAGATGTACCTGGCCGATATTTATACCATCTCGCTCAATCTTGCAGGACTGCCGGGAATCGCTGTGCCCGCCGGAAAAACCTCAAACCGGCTGCCGGTCGGAGTTCAGTTCATGGGGCGGGTGCTGGAAGAGACCACCCTGTTCAGCCTGGCCGGGGCGCTCGAGCGCCGTGTGGGCAGACTGCCGGTCGAAGGAGGGCTGTCATGATACGATATGTCCCCGCCATCGGGCTGGAAATCCATTCACAACTGGCCACAAACAGCAAAATCTTCTGCGGTTGTTCCACCGTATTTGGCAGCGACCCCAATACTCATGCCTGCGCGGTGTGTCTTGGCATGCCGGGGGTGCTGCCTGTGCTCAACCGTCAGGTAATAGAGCTCGCCATCCGCATGGCGCTTCTCACCGGGGGAGAGGTGCAGCGGAAGAGCAGCTTTGCCCGCAAGAACTATTTTTACCCCGACCTCCCCAAGGGATATCAGATCAGCATGTTTGAGCTTCCGCTTATCAGGGGAGGGCATATCGATGTGGTGACCGGGAAAGGGAAAAAGAGCATCCGCCTGAACCGTATTCACCTGGAAGAGGACGCCGGAAAGCTGGTGCATGCGGAAGGATACCCCGATTCATTTTTTGATGTCAACCGCTGCGGGATTCCCCTCATCGAAATTGTAACCGAACCGGATTTCGAATCGGTGGAGGAAGTGACCCGGTTTCTCGCCATTCTGAAGGAAATGCTGGTTTTCTCCCGCGCCTCCCGGGGCAACATGGAACAGGGCAATATCCGTGTGGATGCCAATATCTCCATACGGCCGGAGGGACAGAAGGAACTGGGAACCCGCACCGAAATCAAAAACATGAACTCCTTTGTCAATGTCGCCGCAGCCATCGAGCATGAGATCGAGCGCCAGATTTCCATGGTGGAGCACGGCGGCCGTGTGGTGCAGGAAACGCTTCTCTACGATCCGCTCCGCGGCACTGTGTCCTCCATGCGCTCCAAGGAAGATGCGCATGACTACCGCTATTTCCCTGAACCTGACCTGGTTCCGGTCGTGGTAGATGACGGCTGGATCGCCCGCATACGGGCTGAACTTCCGGAGCAGCGTGATGAGATGCGCGCCCGGGTTCAGCGTGAATACGGAATTCCTGCCTACGATACAGACATTCTGACCGCAGTCCCGGAAATCGCCGCTTACTACGAGGAGGTCATTCACGCCGGGGCGGACCCGAAGAAAGCATCGAACTGGGTGATGGGTGAAGTACTGAGGGTTTTAAATGAAACTCAGACCGATATCGCCGAGTTTAAAGTGAAACCTCAGATGCTGGCTGCTCTCATTTCCCTGATAGGCGAGGGGGCAGTTTCCGGTCTGATGGCCAAAACCATATTCGATGAAATGGCGGCTACTGGAAAGAACCCGGATGACGTAATGGAAGAGAAAGGGCTCCGTCAGATATCGGACAAGGATGAGCTCAGGCAGGCCGCACGAAAGGTTATAGACACACATCCCGGCGAAGCAGCCCGTTACCGCGCCGGAAAAACCCAGCTTATCGGATTTTTCGTCGGCGAAGTCATGAAGGCGACACGGGGCAAGGCAAATCCCAAAGAGGTCAATTCCATCATCACGGAGATGCTCTCATGAAGAGAGTTTTTATGCGTATTGCAGGCGGTTTCAGGATAATGAAGGCGAGATTATTACTACAGCCCCCTATCAATAGAGGGGGCAAGGGAAGTTGTTGCCCTATAGTCATTGCTGATGCGCAGGAACAAAAAACTGTTTCCTGCCCCCTTCGGGGGAAGGATGTCCGAAGGACAGGAAGGGGGCTGCTTCAAAAAATCTCGACGTATTCAAAAGGCTCCAGATTTAAAAAATTTTTACTATCCGTGTTGATCATCATGACCGGCGGCTTTTCCTTTTGCCCTGCTACTTTTGGGCGCAGTATCAACGACGGGATCGGCACTACAGGCTTTGTCTGGCTGAAAGCGGTGAGCGATGCCGAGGTATCCGCCGCCGGGGAATGCATTGCGGCCCGTGACGGGACAGCCGGAATTCTGGTTCATCCCGCGGCAATCGTTACCGGGATGGATCGTGGTACGATGAAACTGAGTTATGTATCCCATTTTGTGGACACCCAGTATGGTTCCATCGGCTATGCCAATAAAATTAAGGACCATTACCTGGGAGTGCGGGTAACCTATGTAAATTATGGCGATTTCATAGCTACCAACAGCTCCGGCGACCGTACCGGGAGTTTCACCGCCGGGGATATGGGAATCTCGTTCAATATCGGAAAGCAGCCCCGCGAGGATTTGAAAATCGGCGCCACTGTATCCTACCTGACCTCCAAAATCCAGGATTTTACCGCCCAGGCGGCGACGCTCGATCTGGGCGCCATCTATACTCCGCCGTTCGAGGGGCTGACTGTGGGGGCGATGCTCATGAATGTAGGGAAAGTATTGAGCGGATATTCCAGCAGCTACACCGACAAATTGCCCCTGTATCTGACCGTGGGAGTTCGTAAATCACTCCAGCATTCACCATTTACCCTGATGGCTGATGTCACGTTTCCCAATGACAGCGATATCTCTTTCGCGTTCGGAGTGGAAGCAAATATCAATGATCGTTTTTTCCTGTATGGGGGAACGAGGAGCCGCAGCGATGTGGACCTCTTGAGCCAGAAATCTAAAACAAACTTCTCAGGGGTGCGAACCATGGGTTTCGGTTTGAACCTGGATCGCTACCGTTTCAACTATGCGTACTATCCGAACAACGATCTGGATAATGTGCACAAGATTACTTTGAGCGCACAGATATTCTGAATTTATCCATTTCTTTATCGGGTTTGTAACGTTTTCAGAAAATCATCATTCAATTTAATTACAGAATCTATCCGCGCCTGAATCGCTTCATTTCTCGGTATCCGGTAATCGAGATCGTAGAAAGTGTTTACCCAGGTAGAGACAGTTATGGGATTTTTGTCTTTACTCTTCACCGCTTCAGGCCGGAGATCCCTCACAGTTTTTGCATCCGCGAAGTCGGTCGCGCCATTGACCACATTCAGTTCAAGGACTCCCATAACCCTTCCGCCATCCGGGCAGCGGGCAATGAGCGTTTTTCCGGTTTTTAAAGGTTCGAAAAATGGGTGCTCCGAGTTCTGGCTGTGTTCATGGGAATGGCTGACGATTACCAGATCTATTCCCGGCACATCCTGGACAAGTTTCTGAACGCGTTCCAGGTCCATGTAAGCCAGGGCGATAACCACATCTGACCTTTTTCGGAGTTTTTCCACTTCTTTACGGACGGTTTCAGCCGGATCGAGCACCTTGAGCGGAGAGGTTTCATCAAAAAAAGCCACGCCTGAAGAATTCTGATCCATGAAGCCGAAAATGCCCACCCTGAACGAGTCAACCGTCTTGACAGTGTCCGGCGGGAAAAGGAGATTTCCTGAGTTTTTCCAGACAATATTCGCCGAGAGCCAGGGAAGTCCGCGCTCTTTCATGGCAAGAAGGCTGTCCGGGCTGTTGGCCAAATCCATGCTGGACACGTTAGCGGCATCTATACCGGATTTTTTAACAACATCCAGGGTCAGCGCGGCTCTTCGCCGCGCATTGTCTTCAAGAGGAGGTGCGAGCTTGTTGCTGTCATAAAGCAG
This window of the Candidatus Latescibacter sp. genome carries:
- a CDS encoding phosphatidylserine decarboxylase; translation: MKIDPDGIKLFGLFFGLALFCWGGYHFFGWTALKWAAGIFLLALFFAVSFFRDPERNIPQGEGFAISAADGVVIDSGMIKADGFPEPGALRIAVFMNVVNVHVNRSPVDGRVVAVHHWFGKKHSAYNKSAEYENEHGDTDLETRWGLVRVRQIAGLIARRVVTRVKAGDELKKGDRIGIIRFGSRVDVILPADFQSAVKPGDHVRAGETIIARITMDKKQGK
- the pssA gene encoding CDP-diacylglycerol--serine O-phosphatidyltransferase, translating into MKMFSMRIVIPSMFTLGNLLCGFLAVANVVEGTREALISAAWWIIIATVFDALDGKVARLTGSASKFGIEFDSIADVVSFGIAPAILFYRFAFADAGKVCLFLSFIFLAAGAIRLARFNVSASTGSKKYFTGMPIPVGAGILASYVLFCNVWEGLSGFNFAVALVILTSLAMVSQFKYNVLPKLGFRRTKDIFWSIFFLGMLILIACFPDEVLFPFGIVYLFSGPMRYFSAPALIHVFHKADNNRF
- a CDS encoding DUF4321 domain-containing protein; its protein translation is MKSKSIGLLIVTLFIGILIGSALGQLLGLFLPEDHIVARALVAPLAEYIAGPWDLNLIIIVLTFGFKLHINFFSILGIVGAWYYHKYSY
- the gatA gene encoding Asp-tRNA(Asn)/Glu-tRNA(Gln) amidotransferase subunit GatA, with translation MELFELTACELAERIRSGEFSAEEAARSVLDRIEQMEPIIHAYITVMGEKALDQAREIDRKLSRGKEIGRLGGVPMAIKDSIVVAGTRTTAGSRILENFIPPYNAHVIEKLISAGAVFVGKTNTDEFTMGSTCETSWFGLTKNPHNLTLVPGGSSGGSAAALAADECIAALGSDTGGSIRQPASFCGIVGIKPTYGRVSRYGLIAHASSLDQIGPMTKTVEDAALVLSVIAGHDFCDSTSLDVPSPDYVESVKASVKGLRVGLPREYLGEGIDPEVKKITLDAVDILCSEGVEVIDISLPHMEYAIPTYYLLATAEASANLERYDGVRYGFRAPKAENLFEMYSKSRSEGFGMEVKRRIMLGTYCLSAGYYDAYYRKAQKVRRLIKEDFDAAWGKVDAIIAPISPTPAFPLGSKLNDPLQMYLADIYTISLNLAGLPGIAVPAGKTSNRLPVGVQFMGRVLEETTLFSLAGALERRVGRLPVEGGLS
- the gatB gene encoding Asp-tRNA(Asn)/Glu-tRNA(Gln) amidotransferase subunit GatB; amino-acid sequence: MRYVPAIGLEIHSQLATNSKIFCGCSTVFGSDPNTHACAVCLGMPGVLPVLNRQVIELAIRMALLTGGEVQRKSSFARKNYFYPDLPKGYQISMFELPLIRGGHIDVVTGKGKKSIRLNRIHLEEDAGKLVHAEGYPDSFFDVNRCGIPLIEIVTEPDFESVEEVTRFLAILKEMLVFSRASRGNMEQGNIRVDANISIRPEGQKELGTRTEIKNMNSFVNVAAAIEHEIERQISMVEHGGRVVQETLLYDPLRGTVSSMRSKEDAHDYRYFPEPDLVPVVVDDGWIARIRAELPEQRDEMRARVQREYGIPAYDTDILTAVPEIAAYYEEVIHAGADPKKASNWVMGEVLRVLNETQTDIAEFKVKPQMLAALISLIGEGAVSGLMAKTIFDEMAATGKNPDDVMEEKGLRQISDKDELRQAARKVIDTHPGEAARYRAGKTQLIGFFVGEVMKATRGKANPKEVNSIITEMLS
- a CDS encoding PorV/PorQ family protein; its protein translation is MTGGFSFCPATFGRSINDGIGTTGFVWLKAVSDAEVSAAGECIAARDGTAGILVHPAAIVTGMDRGTMKLSYVSHFVDTQYGSIGYANKIKDHYLGVRVTYVNYGDFIATNSSGDRTGSFTAGDMGISFNIGKQPREDLKIGATVSYLTSKIQDFTAQAATLDLGAIYTPPFEGLTVGAMLMNVGKVLSGYSSSYTDKLPLYLTVGVRKSLQHSPFTLMADVTFPNDSDISFAFGVEANINDRFFLYGGTRSRSDVDLLSQKSKTNFSGVRTMGFGLNLDRYRFNYAYYPNNDLDNVHKITLSAQIF